A region of Bacillus rossius redtenbacheri isolate Brsri chromosome 2, Brsri_v3, whole genome shotgun sequence DNA encodes the following proteins:
- the LOC134529532 gene encoding 5'-nucleotidase domain-containing protein 2 isoform X4 → MWQNILRRIKLSITQKFFFVMSRNKGMEYLVGDDWIDHFDLVIVQARKPRFFTEESRPFRIYDPECNRQLWDRVTTLEKGKIYFEGTVKQLQDMTGWRGQQVLYFGDHPYSDLADATLEHGWRTGAIIRELAHEIEMLNLESFKHDVNWLQMLTQLIEDYQNVEGQSEVRVLAEWINEKEDLRQKTKRLFNEQFGSVFRTYHNPTYFSRRLFRFADIYTANITNLLKYSVNHTFYPRRGVMPHEYSSLFM, encoded by the exons AAACAAAGGCATGGAGTATCTTGTTGGTGATGACTGGATAGATCACTTTGACCTAGTGATAGTCCAGGCTAGAAAGCCCCGTTTCTTCACAGAAGAATCTCGGCCATTTCGGATTTATGATCCAGAATGTAACCGGCAGCTGTGGGACCGCGTCACCACTCTGGAGAAAGGAAAGATATACTTTGAG GGCACAGTAAAACAGCTCCAGGATATGACGGGCTGGCGAGGCCAGCAAGTCTTATATTTTGGAGACCACCCCTACAGCGATCTTGCAGATGCTACTTTGGAGCATGGCTGGAGGACCGGAGCCATTATCAGGGAGCTTGCA CATGAGATTGAGATGCTCAACTTGGAGAGTTTCAAACATGATGTAAATTGGCTTCAGATGCTAACTCAGTTAATTGAAGACTATCAGAATGTGGAAGGACAATCTGAAGTGAGAGTTCTTGCTGAGTGGATTAATGAGAAAGAGGATTTaag gcagAAGACGAAGCGCTTATTCAATGAGCAGTTTGGAAGTGTGTTCCGCACGTACCACAACCCAACATACTTCTCACGTAGGCTGTTCAGATTCGCTGATATTTACACTGCCAACATAACAAATCTTCTGAAATACTCCGTGAATCATACGTTCTATCCTCGCCGCGGTGTCATGCCACATGAATACTcctctttatttatgtaa
- the LOC134529532 gene encoding 5'-nucleotidase domain-containing protein 2 isoform X5 → MEYLVGDDWIDHFDLVIVQARKPRFFTEESRPFRIYDPECNRQLWDRVTTLEKGKIYFEGTVKQLQDMTGWRGQQVLYFGDHPYSDLADATLEHGWRTGAIIRELAHEIEMLNLESFKHDVNWLQMLTQLIEDYQNVEGQSEVRVLAEWINEKEDLRQKTKRLFNEQFGSVFRTYHNPTYFSRRLFRFADIYTANITNLLKYSVNHTFYPRRGVMPHEYSSLFM, encoded by the exons ATGGAGTATCTTGTTGGTGATGACTGGATAGATCACTTTGACCTAGTGATAGTCCAGGCTAGAAAGCCCCGTTTCTTCACAGAAGAATCTCGGCCATTTCGGATTTATGATCCAGAATGTAACCGGCAGCTGTGGGACCGCGTCACCACTCTGGAGAAAGGAAAGATATACTTTGAG GGCACAGTAAAACAGCTCCAGGATATGACGGGCTGGCGAGGCCAGCAAGTCTTATATTTTGGAGACCACCCCTACAGCGATCTTGCAGATGCTACTTTGGAGCATGGCTGGAGGACCGGAGCCATTATCAGGGAGCTTGCA CATGAGATTGAGATGCTCAACTTGGAGAGTTTCAAACATGATGTAAATTGGCTTCAGATGCTAACTCAGTTAATTGAAGACTATCAGAATGTGGAAGGACAATCTGAAGTGAGAGTTCTTGCTGAGTGGATTAATGAGAAAGAGGATTTaag gcagAAGACGAAGCGCTTATTCAATGAGCAGTTTGGAAGTGTGTTCCGCACGTACCACAACCCAACATACTTCTCACGTAGGCTGTTCAGATTCGCTGATATTTACACTGCCAACATAACAAATCTTCTGAAATACTCCGTGAATCATACGTTCTATCCTCGCCGCGGTGTCATGCCACATGAATACTcctctttatttatgtaa